Genomic segment of Dromiciops gliroides isolate mDroGli1 chromosome 3, mDroGli1.pri, whole genome shotgun sequence:
GGCCACCTTCTTGGCGCGGTTGATGAGGGGGAGGCTGAGGCTCATGCGCTGGTGCGGCTTGGCGGGGCTCTCAGTGAGCACCACCAGCTTGTCCCCTTCCAGGCCGCTGGGTGAGTGAGGGAAGAGCGAGGCGGTGTGTCCGTCGGTCCCCATGCCCAGGAGCACCAGGTCAAAGCTGCTGTTGGTGACCAGGGCCGCTATGTCCTTAGCGTAGAGCTCCGCACCCTGGTCCTCCTCCACGCACAGCCTCTGGTGCAAGTGGACGGGCATGGGGTGGATGTTGCAGTAAGGCACGCGGATGTGCTGCAGCAGGTGGATGTGCAGGCCCTGGAAGTTGGATTCGGGGTCGGTCAGTGGGACACAGCGCTCATCCACCAACCACAGGTGGGTGTGGCCCCATGGGAAGCTGTAGTGCCTCGTGGCCAGCCTCTGGAAGAGGGCCACGGGGCTGGCACCCCCCGAAAGGGCCAGGTGGAACTCCCCGGAGCGTCTCACGGCCCGCTCGGCCACCGCCTCGATGTCGGACCCCAGCCGGGCGATCAGCTCCTCGGGCCACGCCGAGACCAGAGGGCTCTCTCGGAACTTGGCCCTGAGGATGCTGAAGTCTCTCGGCATCGGGCCGGAGCCGGGGCCGGACACCAGCTGCTCTGCCTCGCGCTGCACGAagaccacctggctgccctcctgCTCGAAATCCAGCAGGTGCTCGTTGGCGGCCCCCCCGGGGTACAGCCGGGGCACCTCCTGGGCGATGCTGTCCAGCAGCGGGGTCCACACGTCCCAGGAGGCCAGCAGGTTCTCCGTCGTGATGAAAGAATCCTTCCGCCGGTGGAAGATGTGGGAGATCAGAACCGAGTAGGCGTCCCTCTCCTGCCAGGGGCGGTAGGCATGAAAATCGGCCAGCTGCTGGCCGAAGAGGTGGAGCCCGGGCATTTCCTCCAGCTCCCGCCAGCTCCCGGCGGGCAGCGAGGGCTTAAACAGATTCCTGCTGACCAGCACTGCGGGGCTGCCCAGCGCCCCGTGCCCGATATAGAAGATGATCTGTCTGGGCTGGCACCGGCTCTTCCCAGGGTCCCGGCTGCTCTCGCTCTGGGTGCAGTACGCCCGGTTTTTAAACACGATCCGGACGTAGCCCACCCTCTCATCCAGGGCCTTACCGGACATCAGGATGAAGGGGACGCCCTCCCAGCGCAGGCTGTCGAGCTGAAGGAGGACGCCTGAAACGacaagggggaggagaggggactGAGAGAGGACCCCACACCCAGGGAGGGAATCTCAGCGGCCAACCCATCCAACCCACGTGTGCACAGGGAGGCACGCCCCTGACCACGCCCCCGACCACACGCCCAACCAGCGGTCAGTCAGCGGGACTGTTTAAAGCCTCCAGTGACTGGAAaagtctccctccccacctcttgcCCCTCTGACTaacttcaagtcccagctaaaatctcaccttctgcaagaaacctctTCCAATTCCCCCTTAATTCTATTGCCCCGCTCTGCTGGGTACCTCCGACTCATGCTATATATAAGCCTATCTGTACAGTTGGTCAGAGCTATCTCCCcctagtagactgtaagctcattaagggcagggaatgtctatgcctctctttgtctttgcctctcttagcccagtgcctagcacacagtaggcacttaataaaatgctggTGGACTGACCTCCCAAGGAAGCTCACTTCCCTTTAGGAGAATGAATAGTTGGGAAGTTCTTTTTGTCATCAAACCTATGTTGGTCCTAAACCCTAACTTTCACCCATTACCCCTAATTCTGCCCTCCAGGAGGGCCAGGCAGAAAACACAAGGCTCATTTTAGGGGTTGGCTTTTCTGTCCTGCCTAACATTCCCATTCCCCACCTTCCTGCAAGTCAGCCCCTCGCCCCTCTCAGCACTTCCTATGGAAAcaatttttgggggtggggcaatgagggttaagtgacttgcccagggtcacacagctagtaagtgtcaagtgtctgagactggatttgaactcaggtcctcctgaatccagggcccaggctttatccactgtgccacctagctgccccgatggaaacaattttaatgttatttatacCATTGTCATTTCCACCTGtatccctccctcctgccctttgtgaaagaaaataaagggttAAGTGGTGGAAGGAGAGGGgaacagttcaacaaaactaaccaacgcATCTACTGattctgacaatatatgcaacattccacacacatagtcccccacctctgcagggaagggagggaggttcaCACCATTCCTTCCTATTTATATCAATTAATCAGAAattatttatcaagtacttactaaTTGCCAGGAAGGCACAGTactaaggaggggcagctagatggcactgtggatagtatgctgggcctggggtcaggaagacccatctttctgagtttaaatccaacttcagacacttactagctgtgtgaccctgggcaagtcacttcaccctgtttgcctcagtttcctcatctgtaaaatgagcttgagaaggaaatagcaaactattacagcatctctgtcaagaaacccccaaatgggatcatgaagagtcagacacgactgaaacagatgaacaactgaataacaacacagagttagtgtcagaggtgagatctgaacccagttctctctctctttttttttgtttgtttttttttgtttttgtttgtttgtttttgtttttgtagggcaatgagggttaagtgacttgcccagggtcacacagctagttaagtgtcaagtgtctgagactggatttgaactcaggtcctcctgaatccaaggccagtgttttatctactgcgccacctagctgccccccagttctcTCTTGAAATGAAGTACAGAGCCCCATCCTGGGTCACAAAATCATAGATCAGAGCTAAAAGGGGTTGTCGTCTGGTGCTGAGAAATGACTAGCTGAGGGTCATTCAGTGGGAGAACATGGATTTTTCCCACTGCACCATGATGGCTGAGGTAGACAAGGAGGGTTATGGGATGGGGGAGGATGGTGGCCTGCACACTGATAGGCAGATGCTGGCATTCTAGACTATAAAGGCAGCCCTCATCCAAGGCACCAGTCACTGGTCATCAGGAGGGCAGCCAGGCCTGCCTCAGTAGCTCTTCCCCCACTAACTGACCAGTCAGGGTGGAGAAGTTTCCACCACCTTCAGTCATCCAACCAAAGGGATGCAGGCCATGTCACCCGCTGACCCCCGGGCAGTGAGAAGGTGCCTGGCCACCGGGTCTGGGACCCAGAGGGACATGCTGCTGGTTTCAGTCTATCCTCAATGTGGGAAGATTGCCACCAAGGGTGTTCTCTGCCCAGAAAAAAGCCAACTAGTAACCTGGCTCCCAGAGGAATTTCACACGGCCCTTTGGGAATAGCCTCTGGACTGAGAAACCAGCCCCTCCGAGCCAGGAAATAGCTTCAGGATGAAAGAGACAGATTCGGAGAAGCGTgggaagaattacatgaactgatgcagagtgaagggagCAAAACCAGGAGGACAATTTAGACCATACCACAGCACTGAGGagacaaacagctttgaaagaccaGTGATAACAATGCCAACAATCATGGCTGGCATTATCAGAGAATTCGAGGCCTAAGAAGAGCTTCACTTATGTTCACATTTGGCCTTCACAACGACCCTGTGAGTGAGGTGCTATTCTCCCATTTAACACCTGAAAAAACTGATCAATATAATAATTAACTACAATTCCAGAGTACCAAGTAGGAAGCCTGCTACCCACCTTTTGACAGAGAGCCCTCAAGACACAAAATGAGACATGGTTTTTGACATGGCTggtgcagaaatttgttttgctcgattatgtatatttcttacaagagtttggttttcttttttaaatttttttttttggtggggcaatgggggttaaatgacttgcccagggtcacacagctagtaagtttcaagtgtctgaggctggatttgaactcaggtcctcctgaatccagggccagctttaatccacggtgccacctagttaccccaggttttcttttttttaacaactgggaagggggaagggaggagggaaaggaaaatgaatgcttgttaactgaaagaaaaaggttaaagaAATAGCTgtgctttaaagaaaaaagggaagaaatagaaaatatctcCAGGATCATCCCTGTATTTTTCAGATGGGATCCAAAGGTATCAAGTGAGGCAGGAGGGTACAATGAAAAaagctgtttcagttgtgtctgactccttgtgaccccttttggggttttcttgacagagacactggagtggtttgccatttccctctgcaGCTCagttgtttgttttgcgggggcaacgagggttaagtgacttgcccagggtcacacagctagtaagtgtcaagtgtctgatgacagacctgaactcaggtcctcctgaatccagggctggtgctttatccactgtaccacttagctgcccctgttttattttttttacagatgaagaaactgaggcaaacagggtgaagtgacttgcccagggtcccacagatagtaaCTGTGGATTTGAATGAGTCTTTCTAATTCTAGGCTGGGCAccttatgcactgtgccacctgggttcaaagcctcaTCACTCCTACATAAATggccttgagaaaatcacttaacttctctgggcctcagtttccctatctgtaaaatgagagggcctctaaggtcccttgcagcttaACATCAAGGACGCTTGTCCAATGACTCATGGAGAGTTAgtatcagaggcagcatttgaacccaggtctgttgGCTCCAGGTCCAAGGCACCCCCGCCTTCCAGGTAAGTACCTCCCGACCCCAGCCAGGACACCTACCTGCAAAGGTGGGCGTCAGGCTCATGAAGCCGGCGGGCTTCTGCAGCTCCTTCTGGACCTGTCCGCTGTATGCCTGGTACTGGCCCAGGACGGCGCTCCCTTTCCCCGGGCTCCGCAGGGCCCGGAAGGTCTGCAGCTTGCACCGAAGCAGCTCCTCAGGGTCGCTGAGGTTCCGGGGCAGCTCCATGGCCACGTAGGTCAGGATCTCAGTCAGGTGGTTCTGGATGACGTCCCGGATGACGCCGTACTCTTCATAAAAGCTGGTGCGGcctgggggaaggaaaagggatagAGACAGAATCAGTGGGGCTGGATAAGGGCAGGAAGGGACCCGGTCAAGGCCCTCAGCGGCTCTTGGCCGCCTGCTGAGTTCAAACAACTGAACTGGGTATATAAGGCTCTCCCCAATACAATGCCTAGTTATTCTGGGGGGGCGTTTACCCCATCCCCCTAACCACTGCTGCACCCCCTGCGAGACTCCCCTTCTGAGATTCTCAAATCGAAACCTTAAATGCATGCTTTCTTTCCCACCTCACTTGGGTCTCTGAGCTTCAACTGGTCCCTCTTGGATGGGCCTGAGTTCTTCCTTTTGCCCCTCAAAAGCCAGCCCCTCCAGGAAGCCACCGTTCCCCCCAGGATGACGACCTTCCCCTTGAACCTTACATTATTTTGAACCTCCCTGATCCATGTTATAGCTACTTGTGTCTATGGTTTATCCCCTACTAGGTGGTAAACACCCTAGAGGACAGGCctctgtcttatctaaactttgtatcttctcTAGCCCCTAGTACAGTGCACTGTATAAAGTAATGCTacaactactactaataataattgatagtagctaacattttttaaaatttattttatttttttagtgaggcaattgaggttaagtgacttgcccagggtcacacagctagtaagtgttaagtgtctgaggccagatttgaactcaggtactcctgactccagggcccggtgctctatctactgcaccacctagctgccccagtagccaacatttatatagtgcttactatatgctaagcagggcagctagatggcaaagtagatagagttctgggcctggagtcaggaagacctgggttcaaatccactcttagatatttcctagctgtatgaccctgggcaagtcacttcaccctgtctgcctcggtttcttcatctgtcaaatgagctggagaagaaaatggaaaaccactccagtatctctgccaagaaaaccccaaatggggtcagtaaagagtcagacgtgactgaaacaactgaacataccatatcacagatgaggaaactgaggtggggcCTACGGTTACCAACTTCATAATTAATCAGAGTCAAAAGCTGAACCCAAGTCTCCCCTGACTCCACGGCCAACCTCCCCATCACCTCATTACAGCTTGGGGGGTCATCTGCTATGAAGCTAGGAGAGGGAATGAGGTCACCATGGGAAATGTCAGAGTCCTCACTAAGGTGCCTTCCATG
This window contains:
- the H6PD gene encoding GDH/6PGL endoplasmic bifunctional protein gives rise to the protein MLRIVLCAAAILGCISAQEPQGHVSVILLGATGDLAKKYLWQGLFQLYLDEAGNGHSFSFHGAALTAPEQAQQLIAHALEKLSCPSDVPPERCAQLKGQFLRLNQYRQLQTAEDYATLNKDIEARLQQEGRPESGRIFYFSVPAFAYASIAQHINSSCRPGPGAWLRVVLEKPFGHDRRSAQELSKELGTFFREEEMYRVDHYLGKQAVAQILPFRDQNQNALDRLWSRHHVDRVEIVMKETVDADGRTSFYEEYGVIRDVIQNHLTEILTYVAMELPRNLSDPEELLRCKLQTFRALRSPGKGSAVLGQYQAYSGQVQKELQKPAGFMSLTPTFAGVLLQLDSLRWEGVPFILMSGKALDERVGYVRIVFKNRAYCTQSESSRDPGKSRCQPRQIIFYIGHGALGSPAVLVSRNLFKPSLPAGSWRELEEMPGLHLFGQQLADFHAYRPWQERDAYSVLISHIFHRRKDSFITTENLLASWDVWTPLLDSIAQEVPRLYPGGAANEHLLDFEQEGSQVVFVQREAEQLVSGPGSGPMPRDFSILRAKFRESPLVSAWPEELIARLGSDIEAVAERAVRRSGEFHLALSGGASPVALFQRLATRHYSFPWGHTHLWLVDERCVPLTDPESNFQGLHIHLLQHIRVPYCNIHPMPVHLHQRLCVEEDQGAELYAKDIAALVTNSSFDLVLLGMGTDGHTASLFPHSPSGLEGDKLVVLTESPAKPHQRMSLSLPLINRAKKVAVLVMGKRKKDIALLVSRVGREPKKWPISGVLPTSGQLVWYMDYDAFLG